The following proteins come from a genomic window of Iamia sp. SCSIO 61187:
- a CDS encoding NUDIX domain-containing protein, translating to MTETAWEALAPDDPRVAPRPDDRDLARQQVAAAVLPAALDGVRDRVLALCDGPDDPLDRRSLPDHLTASAVVVAPGRGALLLRHRKLGRWFQPGGHVDGDGNLLAAACREAAEETGLAGLRPVLPAVDLDVHDVAYPDGSFHVHHDLRFLLLARADAVVAHNDESTGATWVTGDADLDAVDADASTRRLVHRGLAVARELGE from the coding sequence ATGACCGAGACCGCCTGGGAGGCCCTCGCCCCCGACGACCCCCGCGTCGCGCCCCGACCCGACGACCGGGACCTGGCCCGCCAGCAGGTGGCCGCGGCCGTCCTGCCGGCCGCGCTCGACGGGGTGCGGGACCGGGTCCTGGCGCTGTGCGACGGCCCCGACGACCCCCTCGACCGGCGCTCGCTGCCGGACCACCTCACCGCCTCGGCGGTGGTCGTGGCCCCGGGCCGGGGCGCCCTGCTCCTCCGCCACCGCAAGCTGGGGCGGTGGTTCCAGCCCGGCGGCCACGTCGACGGTGACGGCAACCTGCTGGCGGCGGCCTGCCGCGAGGCGGCCGAGGAGACGGGCCTGGCCGGCCTCCGCCCGGTCCTGCCCGCCGTCGACCTCGACGTCCACGACGTGGCCTACCCGGACGGCTCCTTCCACGTGCACCACGACCTGCGGTTCCTGCTCCTCGCCCGGGCCGACGCCGTCGTCGCCCACAACGACGAGTCGACCGGCGCCACCTGGGTCACCGGGGACGCCGACCTCGACGCCGTCGACGCCGACGCCAGCACCCGGCGGCTGGTGCACCGGGGCCTCGCCGTCGCCCGCGAGCTGGGGGAGTAG